The following coding sequences lie in one Xiphophorus maculatus strain JP 163 A chromosome 4, X_maculatus-5.0-male, whole genome shotgun sequence genomic window:
- the LOC102231698 gene encoding gap junction delta-2 protein-like — protein MTEWTLLKRLLDAVHHHSTMIGRLWLTVMVIFRLLIVAVATEDVYTDEQEMFVCNTLQPGCSTVCYDTFAPISQPRFWVFHIISVSTPSLCFIIYTWHNLSKQPQNSSQIQETFDCSCDSDSCSIHSHKHLGHSLADVEGTEVAQVVSRGVLSKCYIFHVCLRAVLEIGFVLAQWKLYGFHVPVQFLCTSSPCRQPVDCYISRPTEKTIFLLFMFCVGIFCIMLNLLELNHLGWKKIRHALRLREKKSWGGCPGIQGGYKPFPPDSPSLRSSFGFRDVTSTTSLPTLDLVVGHQPDWSCALSREVVEVEVRPGQVKRSDSHKYERQLLKSKEIERCKQRSAEVWI, from the exons CTATGGCTCACAGTCATGGTTATCTTCAGGCTGCTCATTGTTGCTGTTGCTACAGAGGATGTGTATACGGATGaacaagaaatgtttgtttgcaaCACATTACAGCCAGGATGTTCAACTGTGTGCTACGACACATTTGCACCCATCTCACAGCCTCGGTTCTGGGTGTTTCACATAATCAGTGTATCCACTCCGTCGCTTTGCTTTATCATTTACACATGGCATAACCTGTCCAAGCAACCACAGAATAGCTCTCAGAT ACAAGAGACCTTCGACTGCAGCTGTGACTCGGACAGTTGCTCAATCCATTCCCATAAGCATCTAGGTCACAGCCTAGCAGATGT AGAGGGCACCGAGGTAGCTCAAGTTGTTTCTCGTGGAGTTCTGtccaaatgttacattttccaTGTTTGTCTGAGGGCTGTCTTGGAGATTGGCTTTGTCTTGGCCCAGTGGAAGCTGTATGGCTTCCATGTACCTGTCCAATTTCTTTGCACTTCTTCCCCATGCAGGCAACCGGTGGACTGCTACATATCCAGGCCCACAGAGAAGACTATCTTCCTCCTCTTTATGTTCTGTGTAGGAATTTTCTGCATTATGTTGAACCTCCTGGAGTTAAATCATCTGGGTTGGAAAAAGATTCGTCATGCATTGAGGTTAAGAGAGAAAAAGTCTTGGGGTGGCTGTCCAGGTATCCAGGGTGGATATAAACCTTTTCCACCTGATAGCCCTTCACTCAGATCTTCTTTTGGATTTAGGGATGTGACCAGTACTACCTCTCTACCCACTCTGGACCTGGTGGTGGGTCATCAGCCTGATTGGAGCTGTGCACTTAGCCGTGAAGTTGTGGAAGTAGAAGTCAGGCCTGGACAAGTAAAGAGATCTGACTCACATAAATACGAGAGGCAGCTTCTGAAGAGCAAGGAGATTGAAAGGTGCAAACAGAGGAGTGCTGAAGTCTGGATATAg